One region of Gemmatimonadaceae bacterium genomic DNA includes:
- the lysC gene encoding lysine-sensitive aspartokinase 3, producing MIVVKFGGTSVGDTAAIERLTEIVRGKLPRRPIVIVSAMGGATNALIAIAEQAADGQLISAIRGVEALRERHLDTAEQLLGNAPEVHDLSAELSATFDELASLAEALSVLGHATPRSKDAIAAKGEMLSSILVAAALAARGIPAEHVDATTVMITGDQFERAEPRPDRIAEASQKILRPIVERGGVPVLGGYIGSTEQGIVTTLGRGGSDFSASLFGAALGADAIEIWTDVDGMLTADPRVVKGAQLIERIGFNEASELASFGAKVLHPSTISPAVRLGIPVYIYNSRNPTGAGTLITFDAPKRSVSALAGKQGVTVIKVRSPRMLLQHGFLRTLFEVFDRHRTSVDVVATSEVSVSVTIDAATHLDTLVVDLSHLGDVSVERNRGIVAIVGAGLTESSEAMSRALASLKSLRVHMLSLSASGINLTMLVDGDQVGEAMRRLHEEFFTTGAS from the coding sequence ATGATCGTCGTCAAGTTCGGCGGGACGTCGGTTGGCGATACCGCGGCCATCGAGCGCCTGACGGAGATCGTGCGCGGCAAGCTGCCGCGCCGGCCCATCGTCATCGTCTCGGCGATGGGCGGGGCCACGAATGCCCTCATCGCCATCGCCGAACAGGCCGCCGATGGGCAGCTCATCAGCGCCATTCGCGGCGTCGAGGCGCTGCGCGAGCGACACCTCGACACCGCCGAGCAACTGCTGGGCAACGCCCCCGAAGTGCACGACCTGAGCGCCGAGTTGAGCGCGACCTTCGACGAATTGGCCTCGCTCGCCGAGGCGCTGTCGGTGCTTGGGCACGCCACGCCGCGTTCCAAGGACGCCATCGCCGCCAAAGGGGAAATGCTGTCGTCGATCCTGGTCGCGGCGGCGCTTGCGGCGCGCGGCATCCCCGCGGAACATGTCGACGCGACGACGGTGATGATCACCGGCGACCAGTTCGAGCGGGCGGAGCCTCGCCCCGACAGGATCGCCGAGGCGTCGCAGAAGATCCTGCGCCCCATTGTCGAGCGCGGAGGTGTCCCCGTCCTCGGCGGCTACATCGGCTCCACCGAGCAGGGGATCGTCACCACGCTCGGGCGCGGGGGCTCCGACTTCTCGGCGTCGCTGTTCGGCGCCGCGTTAGGCGCCGACGCCATCGAGATCTGGACCGATGTGGACGGGATGCTCACCGCCGACCCGCGCGTCGTGAAGGGGGCGCAGCTCATCGAGCGCATCGGCTTCAACGAGGCCAGCGAGCTGGCCTCGTTCGGGGCCAAGGTGCTGCATCCGAGCACGATCAGCCCCGCCGTGCGGCTGGGGATCCCCGTCTACATCTACAACTCGCGCAACCCGACCGGGGCAGGAACGCTCATCACTTTCGACGCGCCCAAGCGTTCCGTGAGCGCGCTCGCCGGGAAGCAGGGGGTCACGGTGATCAAGGTGCGCAGCCCGCGCATGCTCCTGCAGCACGGCTTCCTGCGCACGCTGTTCGAGGTCTTCGACCGCCACCGCACCTCGGTCGATGTCGTGGCGACGTCGGAGGTGAGCGTGAGCGTAACGATCGATGCTGCAACGCACCTCGATACGCTCGTGGTCGACCTCTCGCACCTGGGCGACGTCTCCGTCGAGCGCAATCGCGGGATCGTGGCGATCGTCGGCGCCGGGCTCACCGAGTCCAGCGAGGCGATGTCGCGCGCCCTGGCCTCGCTCAAGTCGCTGCGCGTGCACATGCTTTCGCTCAGCGCGAGCGGGATCAACCTCACGATGCTCGTCGATGGCGACCAGGTGGGTGAGGCCATGCGGCGGCTGCACGAGGAGTTCTTCACCACCGGCGCGAGCTGA